From Rhodopseudomonas palustris, a single genomic window includes:
- a CDS encoding DMT family transporter has product MHWLYLLIAIVAEVAGTSALKASQGFTVLLPSVLVVVGYGAAFYFLSLTLSSISVGVAYALWSGIGIVLISAVGWLWFGQALDTPALIGIALIIAGVGIINFFSNVSAH; this is encoded by the coding sequence ATGCATTGGCTCTATCTTCTGATCGCGATCGTGGCCGAAGTCGCCGGCACGTCGGCGCTGAAGGCGTCGCAGGGGTTTACGGTGCTGTTGCCGTCGGTGCTGGTCGTCGTCGGTTACGGCGCGGCGTTCTATTTCCTGTCGCTGACGCTGAGCAGCATTTCGGTCGGCGTTGCCTATGCGCTGTGGTCCGGGATCGGGATCGTGCTGATCTCGGCGGTCGGCTGGCTGTGGTTCGGCCAAGCCTTGGACACGCCAGCGTTGATCGGCATCGCCCTCATCATCGCCGGCGTCGGCATCATCAATTTCTTCTCGAACGTGTCGGCGCATTAG
- a CDS encoding amidase produces MTRHPTLAALAADLEAGRTTARKLVEDCLARIADPAGEGARAFIHVDRDAALQAADAMDKLRAAKAAPSPFAGIPISIKDLFDIKGQVTRAGSRALDDNPPADSDAPAVARLRRAGFVVIGRSNMTEFAYSGIGINPHYGTPKAAYRRDVGYVPGGSSSGAAVSVADGMAHAGLGTDTGGSCRIPAAFNGIVGYKPSQYRVPRDGAVPLSFSLDSIGPLARSVACCATLDAILADQPVGPLVARPLKGMRIAVPTTVALDDLDAAVTAAFDRALKTLSSHGAIIEKIEVPEFAEVAPLGAKGGFAAAESYAWHRYLIVAQGDVYDPRVRERILRGETQSAADYVDLVNARKSLIARASARLAPYDAVAMPTTAIAAPTIAELADDKAFTKANLLTLRNCTLINMIDGCAISLPCHQDGEPPIGLMLAGVNGADREIFEVAAGLEAVIRG; encoded by the coding sequence ATGACCCGACATCCCACACTCGCCGCGCTCGCGGCCGATCTCGAAGCCGGCCGCACCACCGCCCGCAAGCTGGTGGAAGACTGTCTGGCGCGGATCGCCGATCCGGCCGGCGAGGGCGCGCGCGCCTTCATTCACGTCGACCGCGACGCGGCACTGCAGGCGGCGGACGCGATGGACAAGCTGCGCGCCGCCAAGGCGGCGCCGTCGCCGTTCGCCGGCATTCCGATCTCGATCAAGGATCTGTTCGACATCAAGGGCCAGGTGACCCGCGCCGGATCGCGTGCGCTCGACGACAATCCGCCGGCCGACAGCGACGCGCCCGCGGTGGCGCGGCTGCGGCGTGCCGGCTTCGTGGTGATCGGCCGCAGCAACATGACCGAGTTCGCCTATTCGGGAATCGGCATCAATCCGCATTACGGCACGCCGAAAGCCGCCTATCGCCGCGACGTCGGCTACGTGCCGGGCGGCTCGTCGTCCGGCGCCGCGGTTTCGGTCGCCGACGGCATGGCGCATGCCGGGCTCGGCACCGACACCGGCGGCTCGTGCCGGATCCCCGCAGCGTTCAACGGCATCGTCGGCTACAAGCCGTCGCAATATCGCGTGCCGCGCGACGGTGCGGTGCCGTTGTCGTTCTCGCTCGACAGTATCGGGCCTCTGGCGCGCAGCGTCGCATGCTGTGCCACGCTGGATGCGATCCTCGCCGACCAACCGGTGGGGCCGCTGGTTGCCCGCCCGCTGAAAGGCATGCGGATCGCGGTACCGACCACTGTGGCGCTCGACGATCTCGATGCCGCCGTCACCGCCGCGTTCGACCGCGCGCTGAAGACGCTGTCGAGCCACGGCGCGATCATCGAGAAGATCGAGGTGCCGGAATTCGCCGAGGTCGCGCCGCTCGGCGCCAAGGGCGGTTTCGCTGCGGCCGAGAGCTACGCCTGGCACCGCTATCTGATCGTCGCGCAGGGCGACGTCTATGATCCGCGGGTGCGCGAGCGCATCCTGCGCGGCGAGACCCAGAGCGCCGCCGACTACGTCGACCTGGTGAATGCACGCAAATCGCTGATCGCGCGCGCCTCGGCGCGGCTGGCGCCGTATGACGCAGTAGCGATGCCGACCACTGCGATCGCGGCGCCGACCATTGCCGAGCTGGCCGACGACAAGGCGTTCACCAAGGCCAATCTGCTGACGCTGCGGAATTGCACGCTGATCAACATGATCGACGGCTGCGCGATCTCGCTGCCGTGCCACCAGGACGGCGAGCCACCGATCGGGCTGATGCTGGCGGGCGTGAACGGTGCCGACCGCGAGATCTTCGAGGTCGCGGCCGGCCTGGAGGCGGTGATCCGTGGTTGA
- a CDS encoding YeiH family protein, translating to MSLITNAKPNPHHRHRRTARLGHHLAAIAPGVLVTAAIAAAAVGLRAIPGMPGISPMLLAILIGILAHNAIGTPSWAVPGVKFSLRRVLRFAIILLGLQLTTAQLIEVGGEGLAIIAATLLATFGFTVWFGRVLGVDRKLAELIAAGTSICGASAIIATNTVTRADDEDVAYGVACVTVFGSLAMVIYPLLQSVFGLDAHGFGLWTGASIHEIAQVVAASFQGGQSAGEFGTIAKLSRVMMLAPLVIGLGMLARRRARHQPAGDNAPTPPMPWFVLGFAAMIGVNQLVAIPHEARSWIVAITAFLLSMALAAMGLETDLRKLAARGLRPALLGLTAALFIAGFALALIKLTGWHG from the coding sequence ATGAGCCTGATCACAAATGCCAAGCCGAACCCGCACCATCGTCACCGCCGCACCGCACGTCTCGGGCACCACCTCGCCGCGATCGCGCCCGGAGTGCTGGTGACCGCCGCGATCGCCGCCGCCGCAGTCGGCCTGCGCGCCATCCCGGGGATGCCCGGCATCTCGCCGATGCTGCTGGCGATCCTGATCGGAATCCTGGCGCACAACGCCATCGGTACGCCGTCCTGGGCGGTGCCGGGCGTCAAGTTCAGCCTGCGCCGGGTGCTGCGCTTCGCCATCATCCTGCTCGGGCTGCAGCTCACCACCGCGCAACTGATCGAGGTTGGCGGCGAAGGGCTGGCGATCATTGCCGCGACTCTGCTCGCCACCTTCGGCTTCACGGTATGGTTCGGCCGGGTGCTCGGCGTCGACCGCAAGCTGGCCGAACTGATCGCCGCCGGCACCTCGATCTGCGGCGCCTCCGCCATCATCGCCACCAACACCGTCACGCGCGCCGACGACGAGGACGTCGCCTACGGCGTCGCCTGCGTCACCGTGTTCGGATCGCTAGCGATGGTGATCTATCCGCTGCTGCAGAGCGTGTTCGGCCTCGACGCCCACGGCTTCGGGCTGTGGACCGGCGCCTCGATCCACGAGATCGCGCAAGTCGTCGCCGCCAGCTTCCAGGGTGGCCAGAGCGCCGGCGAATTCGGCACCATCGCCAAGCTGTCGCGGGTGATGATGCTGGCGCCGCTGGTGATCGGGCTCGGCATGCTGGCGCGCCGTCGCGCCCGGCATCAGCCTGCCGGCGACAACGCCCCAACGCCGCCGATGCCGTGGTTCGTGCTCGGCTTCGCGGCGATGATCGGCGTCAATCAGCTCGTCGCCATCCCGCACGAGGCCAGGAGCTGGATCGTGGCGATCACCGCCTTCCTGCTGTCGATGGCGCTGGCGGCGATGGGGCTGGAGACCGACTTGCGCAAACTCGCCGCGCGCGGCCTGCGTCCCGCTCTGCTCGGCCTCACCGCCGCGCTGTTCATTGCCGGCTTCGCGCTGGCGCTTATCAAGCTCACTGGATGGCACGGATGA
- a CDS encoding SDR family NAD(P)-dependent oxidoreductase, producing the protein MAKALDGKVIIVTGAGRGIGREIALLAAREGAKVVVNDPGVASDGSGTDAAPAEQVVEEIKKEGGTAVANFETVAEAIPASKIVKQAVDTYGKLDGVVNNAGILRDAIFHRMSIDAFEQVIKVHLMGTFYVSHAAARLFREQESGSFVHFTSTSGLIGNFGQANYAAAKLGIVGLSKSIALDMQRFNVRSNCVSPFAWSRLIGTIPTETEAEKARVARMQQMGPEKIAPLSVYLLGDAAKDVSGQIFAVRMNEIFLMGQSRPIRSVHRDGGWTCESLAEHGMPALKGSFYKLDRSADIFNWDPV; encoded by the coding sequence ATGGCCAAGGCACTGGACGGCAAAGTCATCATCGTCACCGGCGCGGGGCGCGGCATCGGCCGCGAGATCGCACTGCTCGCGGCGCGCGAAGGCGCCAAGGTGGTCGTCAACGACCCCGGCGTCGCCTCCGACGGCTCGGGCACCGACGCCGCCCCGGCCGAGCAGGTCGTCGAGGAGATCAAGAAGGAAGGCGGCACCGCGGTCGCGAATTTCGAGACCGTCGCCGAGGCGATTCCCGCCAGCAAGATCGTCAAGCAGGCGGTCGACACCTACGGCAAGCTCGACGGCGTGGTGAACAACGCCGGCATCCTGCGCGACGCGATCTTCCACCGCATGAGCATCGACGCCTTCGAGCAGGTGATCAAGGTGCACCTGATGGGCACGTTCTACGTCTCGCACGCTGCCGCCCGGCTATTCCGCGAGCAGGAGAGCGGCTCGTTCGTTCACTTCACCTCCACCTCGGGCCTGATCGGCAATTTCGGCCAGGCCAACTATGCGGCCGCCAAGCTCGGCATCGTCGGCCTGTCGAAGTCGATCGCGCTCGACATGCAGCGTTTCAACGTCCGCTCCAACTGCGTGTCGCCGTTCGCCTGGTCGCGCCTGATCGGCACCATCCCGACCGAGACCGAGGCCGAGAAGGCCCGCGTCGCGCGGATGCAGCAGATGGGCCCGGAGAAGATCGCGCCGCTGTCGGTGTATCTGCTCGGCGACGCCGCCAAGGACGTCAGCGGCCAGATCTTCGCCGTGCGGATGAACGAGATCTTCCTGATGGGCCAGTCGCGCCCGATCCGCTCGGTGCACCGCGACGGCGGCTGGACCTGCGAAAGCCTCGCCGAGCATGGCATGCCGGCGCTCAAGGGCTCGTTCTACAAACTCGACCGCTCCGCCGACATCTTCAACTGGGATCCGGTGTAA
- a CDS encoding Zn-ribbon domain-containing OB-fold protein: MAEPARARPKITPETQHYWDGAKQGELRLQRCDSCAHAYFPPRPFCPKCGSREVSVFKASGNGTLYSYVINHRPLAAGFTEPYAIAVVELEEGPRMMSNILECPQTPEALELDMKLEVTFQKIDDNLTLPQFRPAKG, encoded by the coding sequence ATGGCTGAACCCGCACGCGCGCGTCCCAAGATCACTCCGGAAACCCAGCACTATTGGGACGGCGCCAAGCAAGGCGAACTGCGGCTTCAGCGCTGCGATTCCTGCGCCCACGCGTACTTCCCGCCCCGTCCGTTCTGCCCGAAATGCGGCTCGCGCGAGGTCAGCGTGTTCAAGGCCTCCGGCAACGGCACCCTGTATTCCTACGTGATCAATCACCGTCCGCTGGCGGCCGGCTTCACCGAACCCTACGCGATCGCGGTGGTCGAGCTCGAAGAGGGCCCGCGGATGATGAGCAACATCCTGGAGTGTCCGCAGACTCCGGAAGCGCTCGAGCTCGACATGAAGCTCGAAGTCACCTTCCAGAAGATCGACGACAATCTCACCCTTCCGCAATTCCGTCCGGCGAAGGGGTAA
- a CDS encoding LysR family transcriptional regulator, protein MTLEQLRIFIAVAEQQHMTRAASGLHLTQSATSAAIAALEARHRVKLFDRVGRGITLTQAGRDFLGEARAVLARARAAAQALDDIAGLKRGALSLAASQTVGNYWLPQRLLRFQQRYPGIALQLTIANTEQVAATVRDGRADLGLVEGEVDEPLLSATPIGSDDLVIVVARDHPWRSLQRLPPVKLTTTGWVVRERGSGTRAMFEAALRRSGLALSDLDVRLELPSNEAIRAAVESSDCATAISALVAAPSLAAGTLHIVGFDLPHRTFHLLRHRQHSESRAENALLAELSETSPS, encoded by the coding sequence ATGACACTGGAGCAGCTCCGCATCTTCATCGCGGTCGCCGAACAGCAGCACATGACCCGCGCCGCGAGCGGACTGCACCTCACCCAATCGGCCACCAGCGCGGCGATCGCCGCGCTGGAAGCGCGTCATCGCGTCAAGCTGTTCGATCGCGTCGGCCGCGGCATCACGCTCACCCAGGCCGGACGCGACTTTCTCGGCGAAGCCCGCGCCGTGCTCGCCCGCGCCCGCGCCGCCGCGCAGGCGCTCGACGACATCGCCGGCCTGAAGCGCGGCGCCCTCAGCCTCGCCGCCAGCCAGACCGTCGGCAATTACTGGCTGCCGCAGCGATTGCTGCGTTTCCAGCAGCGCTATCCGGGCATCGCGCTGCAACTGACGATCGCCAACACCGAGCAGGTCGCCGCCACGGTGCGCGACGGCCGCGCCGACCTCGGCCTGGTCGAAGGCGAGGTCGACGAGCCGCTGCTCAGCGCGACGCCGATCGGCAGCGACGATCTCGTAATCGTGGTCGCTCGCGACCATCCGTGGCGCTCGCTGCAACGTCTGCCCCCCGTCAAGCTCACCACTACCGGCTGGGTAGTGCGCGAACGCGGCTCCGGCACCCGCGCGATGTTCGAGGCTGCGCTGCGCCGCAGCGGACTGGCGCTCTCCGATCTCGACGTGCGACTCGAACTGCCGTCTAACGAAGCGATCCGCGCCGCGGTTGAAAGTTCCGACTGCGCCACCGCGATTTCCGCTCTGGTCGCGGCGCCCTCGCTCGCCGCCGGCACGCTTCACATCGTAGGATTCGATCTTCCGCATCGCACATTTCATCTGCTGCGCCACAGGCAGCACAGCGAGAGCCGGGCGGAGAATGCACTGCTTGCTGAATTGTCGGAAACATCTCCGAGCTAA
- a CDS encoding OmpA family protein: MLYLVTHYWIWLAAAFVVGAVTPLLADKFGWAADLENYWVSRVGVVLAVAVVLVAAQLASGKAELMLEAGVGLVIAYFVGGLAGGVAPGLLPVRFEGWWVGLFATGLILAVFGITTLPKLEPDLRERVAEVMKDAGADPLNFDVVGRDVLMPADLGSDKVRADLGEQILKVPGVRRVAAVDELSGAALAAKTVAKLQAEVEAKAKAEAEAAAQAAAAKEAEAKEAEAKAMAAMDAAQKRAAKAKAEAEAKEAAAKAAAEAAAKEAAAKEAAAKQAAEQAAAEEAAKKAADEAVAKQAAVKPAAPAAEIKTASATGELPVATTQDCQGRVSSLVAAEKINFERRSAVIDKASQPLLGKLAAAIKQCPAVTIEVAGYTDAAGKKSANVALSKRRAEAVVASLTKAGIGSVKLVAEGYGSAKPVASNDTAEGRAQNRRIEFVVK; encoded by the coding sequence ATGCTGTATCTCGTCACTCATTACTGGATCTGGCTGGCGGCGGCGTTCGTCGTCGGAGCGGTCACGCCGCTGCTGGCGGACAAATTCGGCTGGGCGGCCGACCTCGAGAATTACTGGGTGAGCCGGGTCGGCGTGGTGCTGGCGGTGGCGGTGGTGCTGGTCGCCGCGCAGCTCGCCTCCGGCAAGGCCGAGCTGATGCTGGAAGCCGGCGTCGGGCTGGTGATCGCTTACTTCGTCGGCGGCCTGGCCGGCGGCGTCGCGCCGGGCCTGCTGCCGGTGCGGTTCGAAGGCTGGTGGGTCGGCCTGTTCGCGACCGGCCTGATCCTTGCTGTGTTCGGCATCACCACGCTGCCGAAGCTGGAGCCGGATCTGCGCGAGCGCGTCGCCGAGGTGATGAAGGATGCCGGCGCCGATCCGCTGAATTTCGACGTCGTCGGGCGTGACGTGCTGATGCCGGCCGATCTCGGCAGCGACAAGGTGCGGGCCGACCTCGGCGAGCAGATCCTGAAGGTGCCGGGCGTGCGCCGGGTCGCCGCTGTCGACGAGCTGAGCGGCGCGGCGCTCGCCGCCAAGACGGTCGCCAAGCTGCAGGCGGAAGTCGAGGCCAAGGCCAAGGCGGAGGCCGAAGCCGCCGCGCAGGCCGCAGCCGCGAAGGAAGCCGAAGCCAAGGAAGCCGAAGCCAAGGCTATGGCCGCGATGGATGCGGCGCAGAAGCGCGCCGCCAAGGCGAAGGCCGAGGCCGAGGCGAAGGAAGCTGCCGCCAAGGCCGCGGCCGAAGCTGCGGCCAAGGAAGCTGCCGCTAAGGAAGCCGCCGCCAAGCAGGCCGCGGAGCAGGCGGCTGCCGAAGAGGCGGCGAAGAAGGCGGCCGATGAGGCTGTGGCCAAGCAGGCGGCGGTGAAACCGGCCGCGCCTGCGGCCGAGATCAAGACCGCGAGCGCGACCGGCGAGCTGCCGGTCGCCACGACGCAGGACTGTCAGGGGCGGGTGTCGTCGCTGGTCGCGGCCGAGAAGATCAACTTCGAGCGCCGCAGCGCGGTAATCGACAAGGCGTCCCAGCCGCTGCTGGGCAAGCTCGCCGCCGCGATCAAGCAGTGCCCGGCGGTGACCATCGAGGTCGCCGGCTATACCGACGCCGCCGGCAAGAAGTCCGCCAACGTCGCGCTGTCGAAGCGCCGCGCCGAAGCGGTGGTGGCAAGCCTAACCAAGGCCGGGATCGGCTCGGTCAAGCTGGTGGCGGAGGGCTACGGTTCGGCCAAGCCGGTCGCCAGCAACGACACCGCCGAAGGCCGGGCGCAGAATCGGCGGATCGAATTCGTGGTGAAGTAA
- a CDS encoding thiolase C-terminal domain-containing protein → MRRNQVAIVGAAETTKLGVIPDMSQIQLHADAALNAIADAGLKLSDIDGIATAVETPQQIAHYLGITPTWVDGTSVGGCSFMLHVRHAAAAIEAGLCKTVLITHAESGKSMIGKLPRSIPADSLQGQFEAPYGIYGPPSQFPIPVLRFMKTHGITHEQIASVAVVQREWAAMNPRAMMKDPITVADVLNSRMIAYPFRLLQCCLVTDGGGALIMTSADRAKDFPHKPVYVLGTGESVETPMVSQMESFNSSRAFKVAGPTAFREAGISHSDVDHLMIYDAFAHLPLFGLGDLGFMPYEETGQFIADGNTRPGGKLPLNTNGGGLSYMHSGMYGMYALQESVRQMRGIAPAQVPNAKISVCHGVGGMFAASGTIIFTNEK, encoded by the coding sequence ATGCGTCGCAATCAGGTTGCTATCGTCGGCGCCGCCGAGACCACCAAGCTCGGCGTCATTCCCGACATGTCGCAGATCCAGCTCCACGCCGACGCCGCGCTCAACGCGATCGCCGACGCCGGGCTGAAGCTGTCGGACATCGACGGCATCGCCACCGCGGTGGAGACGCCGCAGCAGATCGCCCACTATCTCGGCATCACCCCGACCTGGGTGGACGGCACGTCGGTCGGCGGCTGCTCGTTCATGCTGCACGTCCGCCACGCCGCCGCGGCGATCGAGGCCGGCCTCTGCAAGACCGTGCTGATCACCCACGCCGAGAGCGGCAAGTCGATGATCGGCAAGCTGCCGCGCTCGATTCCCGCCGACAGCCTGCAGGGCCAGTTCGAAGCGCCCTACGGCATCTACGGGCCGCCGAGCCAGTTCCCGATCCCGGTGCTGCGGTTCATGAAGACCCACGGCATCACCCACGAGCAGATCGCTTCGGTCGCGGTGGTGCAGCGCGAATGGGCGGCGATGAATCCGCGCGCGATGATGAAGGACCCGATCACCGTCGCGGACGTGCTCAACTCGCGGATGATCGCCTATCCGTTCCGGCTGCTGCAATGCTGCCTCGTCACCGATGGCGGCGGCGCGCTGATCATGACCTCGGCCGATCGCGCCAAGGACTTCCCGCACAAGCCGGTCTACGTGCTCGGCACCGGCGAGAGCGTCGAAACGCCGATGGTCAGCCAGATGGAGAGCTTCAACTCCTCGCGCGCCTTCAAGGTGGCGGGCCCGACCGCGTTCCGCGAGGCCGGTATCAGCCACAGCGACGTCGATCATCTGATGATCTACGACGCGTTCGCGCATCTGCCGCTGTTCGGTCTCGGCGATCTCGGCTTCATGCCGTATGAGGAAACCGGCCAATTCATCGCCGACGGCAACACCCGCCCCGGCGGCAAGCTGCCGCTCAACACCAATGGCGGCGGCCTGTCCTACATGCACTCGGGCATGTACGGCATGTACGCGCTGCAGGAGAGCGTCCGGCAGATGCGCGGCATCGCGCCCGCGCAGGTGCCGAACGCGAAGATCTCGGTCTGCCACGGCGTCGGCGGCATGTTCGCCGCAAGCGGCACGATCATCTTTACGAACGAGAAGTAG
- the ppc gene encoding phosphoenolpyruvate carboxylase, translating into MSWLNLSAGAEPVSERPDDAAAIEAETRLRNDIRLLGRILGDTVREQEGQSVFDLVENIRQTSIRFHRDDDKTARAELAAILDGMSISDTMRIVRAFSYFSHLANIAEDQNNIRQMRAGSTAGSAPRAGLLAKTLAHARAEGITAAELRKFFASALVSPVLTAHPTEVRRKSTMDREMQIASLLDQRDRVQLTAEEWADNEERLRRAVETLWKTNLLRRTKLTVLDEVTNGLSFYDYTFLREVPRLHSALEDRLADAAKAEGVNSEGELASFLRMGSWIGGDRDGNPFVTAEVLHGTLKLQSSRVLRYYLEELHELGSELSLASHLAGITDTVKALAETSPDTSPHRKYEPYRLAVSGIYARLAATALKLEVENLRAPVGEAEPYASAQDFKADLDAIHLSLTQHNSGVIARGRLRQLRRAIDCFGFHLACLDMRQNSAVHERTVGELMDAARPGTSYAVLDEEARIALLIAELRSTRPLTSMFVKYSDETVGELSVFREAAKAHATYGAAAIPQCIISMTKGVSDLLEVAVLLKEAGLIDPSGRSAINVVPLFETIEDLQACAKIMDRLLAIPEYRRLVDSRGSVQEVMLGYSDSNKDGGFVTSGWELYKAEIGLIEIFEHHGVRLRLFHGRGGSVGRGGGPSYDAIVAQPGGAVNGQIRITEQGEIITSKYSNVEVGRNNLEILAAATLEASLLQPKRVAPHRDYLEAMEQLSALAFKAYRGLVYETDGFVDYFWASTVINEISTLNIGSRPASRKKTRAIEDLRAIPWVFSWAQCRLMLPGWYGFGSAVSAWVTAHPDKGIAFLQKMYQEWPFFRTLLSNMDMVLSKSSIGIASRYAELVEDVDVRERIFGRIRAEWHSSIEYLFAIMQQDHLLQSNPLLERSIRHRFPYLDPLNHVQVQLLREHRTHDPDEQVLRGVQLTINGISAGLRNSG; encoded by the coding sequence ATGTCGTGGCTGAATCTGTCCGCCGGTGCTGAACCGGTCTCCGAACGTCCTGACGACGCGGCCGCGATCGAGGCCGAGACCCGGCTGCGCAACGACATCCGGCTGCTCGGCCGGATCCTCGGCGACACCGTGCGCGAGCAGGAGGGCCAGAGCGTGTTCGATCTGGTGGAGAACATCCGCCAGACCTCGATCCGCTTCCACCGCGACGACGACAAAACCGCGCGCGCCGAGCTCGCCGCCATCCTCGATGGCATGTCGATCTCCGACACGATGCGGATCGTGCGCGCCTTCAGCTACTTCTCGCACCTCGCCAACATCGCCGAGGACCAGAACAACATCCGCCAGATGCGCGCCGGCTCGACCGCCGGATCGGCGCCGCGCGCCGGCCTGCTCGCCAAGACGCTGGCCCATGCGCGGGCCGAGGGGATCACCGCCGCCGAGCTGCGCAAGTTCTTCGCCAGCGCGCTGGTCAGCCCGGTGCTGACCGCGCATCCGACCGAGGTGCGCCGCAAGAGCACGATGGACCGCGAGATGCAGATCGCGTCGCTGCTCGATCAGCGCGACCGCGTTCAACTCACCGCCGAAGAATGGGCCGACAACGAGGAGCGGCTGCGCCGCGCCGTCGAGACGCTGTGGAAGACCAACCTCTTGCGCCGGACCAAGCTGACGGTGCTGGACGAAGTCACCAACGGCCTGTCGTTCTACGACTACACCTTCCTGCGCGAGGTGCCGCGGCTGCACAGTGCGCTGGAGGACCGGCTCGCCGACGCGGCCAAGGCCGAAGGCGTCAACAGCGAAGGCGAGCTGGCGAGCTTCCTGCGGATGGGAAGCTGGATCGGCGGCGACCGCGACGGCAATCCGTTCGTCACCGCCGAGGTGCTGCACGGCACGTTGAAGCTGCAGAGCAGCCGCGTGCTGCGCTATTATCTCGAAGAGCTGCACGAACTCGGCTCGGAATTGTCGCTGGCCTCGCATCTCGCCGGCATCACCGACACCGTCAAGGCGCTGGCCGAAACCTCGCCCGACACCTCGCCGCATCGCAAATACGAGCCGTATCGCCTCGCGGTGTCCGGCATCTACGCGCGGCTCGCCGCCACTGCGCTCAAGCTCGAGGTCGAGAATCTCCGCGCGCCGGTCGGCGAGGCCGAGCCTTACGCCAGCGCGCAGGACTTCAAGGCCGATCTCGACGCCATCCATCTGTCGCTCACCCAGCACAATTCCGGCGTGATCGCGCGCGGCCGGCTGCGCCAGCTCCGCCGCGCGATCGACTGCTTCGGCTTCCACCTCGCCTGTCTCGACATGCGGCAGAACTCGGCCGTGCATGAACGCACTGTCGGCGAGCTGATGGATGCGGCGCGGCCCGGCACCTCTTACGCGGTGCTCGACGAGGAGGCGCGGATCGCGCTGCTGATCGCCGAGCTGCGCAGCACCCGGCCGCTAACGTCGATGTTCGTCAAATACAGCGACGAGACCGTCGGCGAACTTTCGGTGTTCCGCGAAGCCGCGAAGGCGCACGCGACCTACGGCGCGGCGGCGATCCCGCAATGCATCATCTCGATGACCAAGGGCGTCTCGGACCTCTTGGAAGTCGCGGTGCTACTCAAGGAGGCCGGGCTGATCGATCCGTCCGGGCGCAGCGCCATCAACGTGGTGCCGCTGTTCGAGACGATCGAGGACCTGCAGGCCTGCGCCAAGATCATGGACCGGCTGCTGGCGATTCCGGAATATCGTCGGCTGGTCGACAGCCGCGGCTCGGTGCAGGAGGTGATGCTCGGCTATTCCGATAGCAACAAGGACGGCGGCTTCGTCACCTCGGGCTGGGAGCTTTACAAGGCCGAGATCGGCCTGATCGAGATCTTCGAGCACCATGGCGTGCGGTTGCGGCTGTTCCATGGCCGCGGCGGCTCGGTCGGCCGCGGCGGCGGCCCGAGCTACGACGCCATCGTGGCGCAGCCGGGCGGCGCGGTGAACGGCCAGATCCGCATTACCGAGCAGGGCGAGATCATCACCAGCAAATACTCCAACGTCGAAGTCGGCCGCAATAACCTCGAGATCCTCGCCGCCGCGACGTTGGAAGCAAGCCTGCTGCAGCCGAAGCGGGTGGCGCCGCATCGCGACTATCTCGAAGCGATGGAGCAGCTCTCCGCGCTCGCCTTCAAGGCATATCGCGGCCTGGTGTACGAGACCGACGGATTCGTCGACTACTTCTGGGCCTCGACCGTGATCAACGAGATCTCGACGCTGAACATCGGCAGCCGCCCGGCCTCGCGCAAGAAGACGCGCGCGATCGAGGACCTTCGCGCGATCCCCTGGGTGTTCTCATGGGCGCAGTGCCGGCTGATGCTGCCCGGCTGGTACGGCTTCGGCAGCGCGGTGTCGGCTTGGGTCACCGCGCACCCCGACAAGGGCATCGCCTTCCTGCAAAAGATGTATCAGGAGTGGCCGTTCTTTCGCACGCTGCTGTCGAACATGGACATGGTGCTGTCGAAGAGCTCGATCGGTATCGCCTCGCGCTATGCCGAACTTGTGGAGGACGTCGATGTTCGTGAGCGCATCTTCGGCCGCATCCGCGCCGAATGGCATTCCTCGATCGAGTATCTGTTTGCGATCATGCAGCAGGACCATCTGCTGCAGAGCAACCCGCTGCTCGAACGCTCGATCCGCCACCGCTTCCCGTATCTTGACCCCCTGAACCACGTCCAGGTCCAGCTGCTGCGCGAACACCGCACCCACGATCCCGACGAACAGGTGCTCCGCGGCGTGCAACTGACGATCAATGGGATTTCGGCGGGGCTGCGGAATAGCGGGTGA